The following coding sequences are from one Thermocrinis jamiesonii window:
- a CDS encoding glycosyltransferase family 2 protein has product MSLSVLILTKNEERNLPRAINSVKDIADEIVVLDSGSTDNTVELAKSLGAKVFYHPWDGYANQLNRGIELCSKDWILVLDADEEVSKELKHSIAEALRSKKADVFMVCRRTYYLGGFLKHAWYPEWRVRLFKKGTVRFEGELHEKTIFKGKAKKLKGDLYHYSYGSLYEQYEKTIRYAKIMAEAYQKEGRRFRVYNLVFNPLWSFFKVFILQRGFLDGLRGFSVAVSSFIYTFLKYLFLLELEMKEKYKEKLWKRS; this is encoded by the coding sequence ATGAGTTTGTCTGTTTTAATACTGACTAAAAACGAAGAGAGAAACCTGCCAAGGGCAATAAACAGTGTAAAAGATATAGCGGATGAGATCGTGGTGTTGGACAGCGGTTCCACAGACAACACCGTAGAGTTAGCCAAAAGCTTGGGTGCAAAGGTCTTTTATCATCCTTGGGATGGATACGCCAATCAGTTAAACAGGGGAATTGAACTCTGTTCTAAGGATTGGATACTTGTTTTGGATGCAGACGAAGAGGTCTCAAAAGAGCTTAAGCACTCCATAGCAGAAGCATTACGTTCAAAAAAAGCTGACGTTTTTATGGTATGCAGAAGGACTTACTATCTTGGTGGATTTTTAAAACACGCTTGGTATCCAGAATGGAGAGTAAGGCTTTTTAAAAAAGGCACGGTGCGCTTTGAGGGAGAACTGCACGAAAAAACCATCTTTAAGGGCAAAGCTAAAAAGCTAAAGGGTGATCTATACCACTACTCCTATGGCAGTCTTTACGAGCAATACGAAAAAACTATAAGGTATGCAAAAATTATGGCCGAAGCATACCAAAAAGAAGGTAGAAGGTTTAGGGTATATAACTTAGTTTTTAACCCTTTGTGGAGCTTCTTCAAAGTGTTTATTCTCCAAAGGGGCTTTTTGGATGGTCTAAGGGGGTTTTCTGTGGCGGTATCTTCCTTTATCTACACTTTTCTGAAGTATTTATTCCTGCTTGAGTTGGAGATGAAAGAAAAATACAAAGAAAAGCTTTGGAAAAGGTCATAG
- a CDS encoding fumarate hydratase yields MKVVEYSQIVEAVKEIALQANYTLPQDVVVAFKEALNREESELGREVLRQILLNAEVAEQEQMAYCQDTGVAVVFVEIGQDVHVVGGSLTDAINEGVRRAYTEGYLRASMVYDPVFERKNTRDNTPAIIHYEVVPGDKLRIVFAPKGAGSENTSRLAMLKPADGWEGVKRFVLETVKLAGPNACPPFTVGVGIGGNFEYCALLAKKALLRPVGERSKDPIARRIEEELLEDINKLGWGPMGFGGTTTAIDVKVELYPCHIASLPVAVNIQCHASRHAEVEL; encoded by the coding sequence ATGAAAGTTGTTGAATACAGTCAAATAGTGGAGGCAGTTAAAGAGATTGCTCTGCAAGCAAATTACACGCTACCGCAGGACGTAGTGGTGGCTTTCAAAGAAGCTTTAAATAGAGAGGAGTCGGAGTTGGGAAGGGAAGTCCTAAGGCAGATACTTTTGAATGCAGAGGTAGCAGAGCAGGAGCAGATGGCATACTGTCAGGACACTGGAGTAGCTGTTGTTTTTGTAGAGATAGGTCAGGATGTGCATGTGGTAGGTGGGTCTTTAACGGATGCCATAAACGAGGGGGTGCGCAGGGCTTACACGGAAGGGTATTTGAGGGCTTCTATGGTTTATGATCCTGTTTTTGAAAGAAAAAACACAAGGGACAACACTCCCGCCATAATACACTACGAGGTAGTGCCTGGAGACAAGCTAAGGATAGTTTTTGCTCCAAAGGGTGCAGGGTCTGAGAATACTTCACGCTTGGCTATGCTAAAGCCTGCGGATGGTTGGGAAGGTGTAAAGAGATTTGTTTTGGAAACGGTAAAGTTAGCTGGTCCAAATGCGTGTCCGCCATTTACTGTTGGAGTAGGGATAGGTGGAAACTTTGAGTATTGTGCATTGCTGGCTAAAAAAGCCTTGCTAAGACCGGTGGGAGAAAGAAGCAAGGATCCAATAGCAAGGAGAATAGAGGAGGAGCTTTTGGAAGATATAAACAAACTCGGGTGGGGACCTATGGGATTTGGGGGAACAACAACAGCCATAGATGTAAAGGTGGAGCTATACCCTTGCCACATAGCTTCCTTACCTGTGGCGGTCAATATTCAGTGCCATGCGTCAAGGCATGCGGAGGTAGAGCTTTGA
- a CDS encoding vWA domain-containing protein → MKERWKAIASILRKESGLEVIPSYEGWGAGYDPVYIPVLEMWARGELEDIPPIAKVPKGIVFDAREFLKKDDEYTLNAVRHELAYLLNTDLFLWRLGQREFFKFGYPPTSFVVLYSVLESIKTDESIIQAHPSAERILRLQWRERLKAIDSLYPHHRFALAFVEEWLGSSVLPKDLRKAFVDYIKAQNKEAYLILADEIFGKYISALERSKALNQIDLLLEEAKGRVRRDAHRGRIMTDVLKKLPQDMQNLLFSHKDENSESLETRDRERILDYLKSLPEWMREYLRQMSYLDMVERDVRFFSHFLPKTLETDLEHKGFLMFILKPWSNSGSTESTSTSPTQRTLSEKDKRYLKEYGLSEEEFKTFHRILKDVRVYVESFKRKFEKLIPKEEEEWDGAYSSGRRIDFKRLQREVPIKRGLFYKRRETPQDKVLAFKLLIDLSSSMKKENKAENAFKALILFSETLNALGMPFSVSAFNDKVYSLKTFEEEYKNARANIINAFNLLGGGTNLEKVLIEGMDELQLFCKKHNIKGVLIVFSDGEPTKGLKGEALRTLIRELKGKLPVVGIGVGKERNFVEEYFEKSGIRISEISKIPQAFSKVVENYLRRLISV, encoded by the coding sequence ATGAAAGAAAGGTGGAAGGCTATTGCAAGCATACTGCGGAAAGAAAGTGGTTTAGAAGTCATACCTTCTTATGAAGGATGGGGTGCAGGTTATGATCCTGTTTATATACCTGTGCTTGAAATGTGGGCAAGGGGCGAGCTGGAGGATATTCCCCCAATAGCTAAGGTTCCAAAGGGTATTGTGTTTGACGCTCGGGAGTTTTTAAAAAAAGACGACGAATATACACTAAACGCTGTAAGACACGAGTTAGCTTATCTTTTGAACACAGACCTTTTCTTGTGGAGGTTAGGTCAAAGGGAGTTTTTTAAGTTTGGCTATCCACCCACTTCTTTTGTGGTTTTGTACTCTGTGCTGGAGTCAATAAAGACAGATGAAAGCATCATCCAAGCCCATCCATCGGCAGAAAGAATCCTAAGGCTTCAGTGGAGAGAAAGGCTAAAAGCTATAGATTCCTTATACCCCCATCATCGGTTTGCCTTGGCTTTTGTTGAGGAGTGGTTAGGTTCATCAGTCCTTCCCAAAGACCTTCGTAAAGCCTTTGTAGATTACATAAAGGCTCAAAACAAAGAAGCTTACTTAATTCTTGCGGATGAAATATTCGGAAAGTATATTTCAGCGTTGGAGCGCTCTAAGGCTCTAAATCAAATAGACCTGCTTTTGGAGGAAGCAAAAGGTAGAGTAAGACGAGATGCTCACAGAGGAAGGATAATGACGGATGTTCTGAAAAAACTACCTCAAGATATGCAAAACCTACTTTTTAGCCACAAAGACGAAAATTCGGAAAGTTTGGAAACAAGGGATAGGGAAAGGATTTTGGATTATCTAAAAAGCTTGCCTGAGTGGATGAGGGAATACCTAAGGCAGATGTCTTACTTGGATATGGTGGAAAGGGACGTAAGGTTTTTTAGCCATTTTCTTCCAAAGACTTTGGAAACGGATTTGGAACACAAAGGCTTTCTTATGTTTATTCTAAAACCTTGGAGCAATAGTGGTTCAACGGAAAGCACAAGCACAAGCCCAACGCAGAGAACTCTCTCGGAAAAGGACAAAAGATACCTTAAGGAATATGGACTAAGCGAGGAGGAGTTTAAAACCTTTCATCGCATCTTGAAGGACGTTAGGGTTTATGTAGAGTCCTTTAAGAGAAAATTTGAAAAGCTTATTCCAAAGGAAGAAGAGGAGTGGGACGGTGCATATTCCTCCGGAAGGCGCATAGACTTTAAAAGGCTCCAAAGAGAGGTGCCCATAAAGAGAGGGCTTTTCTACAAAAGAAGGGAAACGCCACAAGATAAGGTATTGGCCTTTAAACTGCTTATAGATCTATCTTCATCCATGAAGAAAGAAAACAAGGCTGAAAATGCCTTCAAAGCCTTAATTCTATTTTCTGAAACTTTGAATGCCTTAGGTATGCCCTTTTCTGTATCTGCTTTTAACGATAAGGTCTATAGCCTTAAGACCTTTGAGGAAGAGTATAAGAATGCGAGGGCAAACATAATAAACGCTTTTAACCTTTTAGGTGGCGGAACAAACTTAGAAAAGGTCTTGATCGAAGGTATGGATGAGTTACAGCTTTTTTGTAAAAAACATAACATAAAGGGGGTGCTCATAGTCTTTTCTGATGGTGAGCCTACTAAGGGGCTTAAAGGGGAAGCACTTAGAACACTAATAAGAGAACTTAAGGGCAAACTACCTGTGGTAGGCATAGGAGTTGGTAAAGAAAGAAACTTTGTGGAGGAATACTTTGAAAAATCGGGAATAAGGATCTCGGAAATATCAAAGATTCCACAGGCTTTTTCTAAGGTGGTGGAAAACTACCTAAGAAGGTTGATTTCTGTTTAA
- a CDS encoding ArnT family glycosyltransferase, whose translation MILYILAVASAILYFYNLGSFQVWQPNEAFYAEASRRMLFTGDYITPYYNDELRFQKPPLTYWLVAIGYWLFGVNEFGLRFFHAILGLGTGFTTFLLAWLLTKDLKISVFSFLILVLSLQFFVNAHYASPEVPLAFFVCVSLTSWYAYYKTKRLPFLLIAFLSSSLGMLVKGPVAFVMPALIVFTFLILEKPRELLDIKYYLLTAFTLMLGLWWHIYHFLVYRETFLRVFFAENIKRIYAGKEPIYFYFLDTLVSFMPYSFLFFPALFWSLIKVRKELKFVILWVVSFFVVFSLIKKKIPLYIMPAYPAMAIITAYFLIKSPWEKIKKWNEIFISVLLFALTTAGVLYFDLNKAFIVISLIPLIFLKFDIKYAPAIGMLIFYVFLATAILPYLETYRQTKNLGQFIKELDPKGEYKTYQVGHFHHSLPFYAERKIIRDQTPEKNSLVIFEIGKFDGCEPIKRFYLYKGSESRLFKFLMDSKKGRNFSEFGVCVYL comes from the coding sequence GTGATTCTTTATATTCTTGCTGTAGCAAGCGCGATTCTTTACTTTTACAATCTTGGCAGTTTTCAGGTGTGGCAACCTAATGAAGCCTTTTATGCAGAAGCAAGTAGACGTATGCTATTTACAGGAGATTACATAACTCCTTACTACAACGATGAACTGAGGTTTCAAAAACCACCCCTTACCTATTGGCTTGTTGCCATTGGTTATTGGTTGTTTGGTGTGAATGAATTTGGACTTAGGTTTTTTCATGCAATCTTAGGTCTGGGCACCGGTTTTACAACTTTCCTATTGGCTTGGCTTCTAACAAAGGACTTAAAAATCTCTGTTTTTTCTTTCTTGATATTGGTTTTGTCCTTGCAGTTTTTTGTTAATGCCCATTATGCTTCCCCTGAGGTGCCTTTAGCTTTTTTTGTGTGTGTTAGCCTAACCTCTTGGTATGCTTATTACAAAACTAAACGCCTTCCCTTTCTGCTAATAGCCTTTTTAAGCTCCTCCTTGGGTATGTTGGTAAAGGGACCAGTAGCCTTTGTCATGCCTGCACTTATAGTTTTTACTTTCTTGATTTTGGAAAAGCCAAGGGAGCTTTTGGATATAAAGTATTACCTTCTGACAGCCTTTACACTTATGCTCGGGCTTTGGTGGCACATTTACCACTTCCTTGTATACAGAGAAACTTTTCTAAGGGTCTTTTTTGCGGAAAACATTAAAAGGATTTATGCAGGTAAAGAACCGATATACTTTTACTTTTTAGACACATTGGTAAGCTTTATGCCTTACTCTTTTCTGTTCTTTCCTGCTCTTTTTTGGTCTTTAATAAAGGTAAGGAAAGAGCTAAAATTTGTCATTCTTTGGGTAGTATCCTTTTTTGTAGTGTTTAGTTTGATAAAGAAAAAAATACCCTTATACATAATGCCCGCTTATCCCGCTATGGCAATAATAACCGCATACTTTTTGATAAAAAGCCCATGGGAGAAAATAAAAAAATGGAATGAAATTTTTATTTCCGTTTTACTCTTTGCTCTTACAACTGCGGGAGTCCTATACTTTGACCTAAATAAAGCTTTCATAGTAATTTCCCTTATCCCCCTAATTTTTCTTAAGTTTGACATCAAATATGCCCCTGCGATAGGAATGTTGATCTTTTATGTATTCCTTGCAACCGCCATACTTCCCTACTTGGAAACCTATAGACAAACGAAAAACTTAGGGCAATTTATAAAAGAACTTGACCCTAAGGGGGAATACAAAACCTATCAGGTGGGTCACTTCCACCACAGCCTTCCCTTCTATGCAGAAAGGAAAATAATAAGGGATCAGACGCCGGAGAAAAACTCTTTGGTAATCTTTGAGATAGGAAAGTTTGACGGATGCGAACCAATTAAAAGGTTTTACCTCTATAAAGGTTCTGAATCAAGACTTTTTAAATTCCTCATGGACTCCAAAAAAGGTAGAAACTTTTCAGAATTTGGGGTTTGTGTTTATCTTTAG
- the accD gene encoding acetyl-CoA carboxylase, carboxyltransferase subunit beta, giving the protein MGLLDRFRKKEQKETLWTKCPSCKAIIYVPELKENLNVCPKCNYHFPMGSLERVQSLLSNHSLMFENILPSDPLNFKDSKPYKERIKQAQKETNLTEALVVAKGSLGDKEVVLCVMDFSFIGGSMGSVVGERFYRACLYSAEHKLPLIAIITSGGARMQEGIISLMQMAKTSIGVGFLKEKKIPYITVLTNPTMGGVSASFAFLGDIILAEPGSLIGFAGPRVIEQTIKQQLPEGFQTAEFLLEKGMIDLIVHRKELKDTLNKLINIASSRRGCGAI; this is encoded by the coding sequence ATGGGCCTTTTAGACAGATTTAGAAAAAAAGAGCAAAAGGAAACCTTATGGACCAAATGTCCCTCCTGCAAGGCTATAATTTATGTGCCAGAGCTGAAGGAAAACTTAAATGTATGTCCTAAATGCAATTACCACTTTCCAATGGGTTCCTTAGAAAGAGTTCAATCTCTATTGTCCAACCATTCCTTGATGTTTGAAAACATACTCCCCTCTGATCCTTTAAATTTTAAAGACTCTAAACCTTACAAAGAAAGAATTAAGCAGGCTCAAAAGGAAACCAATCTTACAGAAGCTTTAGTAGTTGCCAAGGGAAGCTTGGGAGATAAAGAAGTTGTGCTTTGTGTTATGGATTTTAGCTTTATAGGAGGCAGTATGGGTTCTGTGGTGGGCGAAAGATTCTACAGAGCGTGCCTATATAGTGCAGAGCATAAACTTCCTTTGATAGCCATCATAACCTCCGGTGGAGCAAGGATGCAGGAAGGTATCATCTCCCTTATGCAGATGGCAAAAACATCCATTGGCGTGGGTTTTCTAAAAGAAAAGAAAATCCCTTACATAACGGTTTTGACAAATCCCACTATGGGCGGTGTTTCTGCCAGCTTTGCCTTTCTTGGAGACATTATTTTGGCTGAGCCTGGCTCTTTAATTGGCTTTGCAGGTCCAAGGGTTATAGAACAGACAATAAAACAACAGCTTCCCGAAGGATTTCAAACCGCAGAATTTCTTCTTGAAAAGGGCATGATAGATTTAATAGTTCATAGAAAAGAGCTTAAGGACACGCTTAACAAACTAATTAATATAGCCTCCTCGAGGAGAGGTTGCGGTGCTATATGA
- a CDS encoding chromosome segregation protein ScpA, with amino-acid sequence MLYEEEHPFAIAYRLVEEGRLDPWNVDIAQLARMYIEEIKKMELLDLRIPARAVYAAVFLLKKQVDVLFPEPKRRREKKYTLEEIVQMFEEEEKSNLQSVETTSLVVDRIKEIKKKVKGYKKKSEKRKTIPIHVSKFEKALEELEKLISQGIKVFSFLDFVGNRNPVPYLLSLMFLYQDGKVNVYQKEPYSDILVEVLIT; translated from the coding sequence GTGCTATATGAAGAGGAGCATCCTTTTGCAATAGCTTACAGATTGGTGGAAGAGGGCCGTTTAGACCCATGGAACGTTGACATAGCCCAGCTGGCGCGCATGTATATAGAAGAAATAAAGAAAATGGAACTTTTAGACTTGCGCATACCTGCGAGAGCGGTTTATGCCGCAGTCTTTTTGCTAAAAAAACAGGTGGATGTGCTGTTTCCTGAACCAAAAAGAAGAAGGGAGAAGAAATACACCTTAGAAGAGATTGTTCAGATGTTTGAAGAGGAAGAAAAAAGCAATCTTCAAAGTGTGGAGACAACAAGCCTTGTAGTTGATCGGATAAAGGAAATTAAGAAAAAGGTAAAAGGATATAAGAAAAAAAGTGAAAAAAGGAAAACTATACCTATACACGTGTCAAAGTTTGAGAAGGCTCTTGAAGAACTTGAAAAGTTGATAAGTCAGGGGATCAAAGTCTTCTCCTTTTTGGACTTTGTGGGAAACAGAAACCCTGTGCCCTATCTTTTGAGTTTGATGTTTTTGTATCAGGATGGTAAAGTAAATGTTTATCAAAAAGAACCTTATTCAGATATTCTGGTTGAGGTCTTAATAACTTAA
- the dcd gene encoding dCTP deaminase: MILSDRSIKELIQKGELSIEPLDEKNIQSSSIDLRLGEDVIFYVTDFIDVKQESIPIQRLQIPEEGLVIKPKSFLLATTLEYIKLPGHITAFVEGRSSLGRLGLFIENAGWVDAGFEGQITLELYNANSCPIRLYKGMRICQIVLAKLDKPAEKPYRGKYFRQRGATPSKIFMDLLNPQE, encoded by the coding sequence ATGATCCTTTCGGATAGGAGCATAAAGGAACTTATACAAAAGGGTGAGCTAAGCATAGAGCCTTTAGATGAAAAAAACATACAAAGCTCATCCATAGACCTAAGACTTGGAGAAGATGTGATTTTTTATGTTACAGACTTTATAGATGTCAAACAGGAGAGTATTCCAATTCAAAGATTGCAGATTCCAGAGGAGGGTTTGGTTATAAAGCCCAAGTCCTTTCTCCTTGCTACAACCTTAGAGTACATAAAGCTTCCCGGGCATATAACAGCCTTTGTGGAAGGTAGATCCTCTTTGGGAAGACTGGGTCTTTTTATAGAAAACGCTGGCTGGGTGGATGCGGGCTTTGAGGGTCAAATAACCTTAGAGCTTTACAACGCAAACAGCTGTCCCATAAGGCTCTATAAAGGCATGAGGATATGTCAGATAGTTTTAGCCAAGCTGGATAAACCTGCGGAAAAGCCTTACCGAGGCAAATACTTTAGGCAAAGGGGAGCTACACCATCAAAGATATTCATGGACCTATTAAACCCACAGGAATAA
- the mqnC gene encoding cyclic dehypoxanthinyl futalosine synthase, with product MKGLLKFEHILEGARISQEEALELLEKADLATLGYLANEVRKLHHPEDLVTFVIDRNVNYTNVCVAGCKFCAFQRKINSPDAYVLDVEQILNKVKELVDWGGTTLLMQGGLNPNLPLEFYTELLRTIKKHFPQVQIHSFSAPEIVYLAKIERMTIEEVLRELKKAGLDSLPGGGAEILSSEVRAFLSPGKCSVEEWEEVHRTAHKLGMTSTATMMFGHIEEPRHIVEHLERIRRIQDDTGGFTAFIPWTFKKGNTQLDYLEEAPSTYYLKVLALSRIYLDNFKNIQSSHVTQTMQIGIVGLHFGANDLGSVMIEENVISSTSYRVSIPKVEDMVNAIRSAGFKPAQRDTYYRIIRVF from the coding sequence ATGAAAGGACTTCTGAAGTTTGAGCATATACTGGAAGGAGCAAGAATAAGCCAAGAGGAAGCCTTAGAGCTTTTAGAAAAAGCAGACTTAGCTACGCTGGGCTATCTGGCTAACGAGGTAAGAAAGCTCCATCATCCAGAGGATTTGGTAACTTTCGTCATAGATAGAAACGTAAATTATACAAATGTGTGCGTGGCAGGTTGTAAATTCTGTGCCTTTCAGAGGAAAATAAACTCTCCCGACGCTTACGTCTTGGACGTAGAACAGATTTTAAACAAGGTTAAGGAACTTGTAGATTGGGGTGGAACCACTTTACTCATGCAGGGAGGATTGAACCCAAACCTACCCCTTGAGTTCTACACAGAGCTTTTAAGGACAATAAAAAAACATTTTCCACAGGTTCAGATACACTCTTTCTCTGCACCCGAAATAGTATATCTTGCAAAGATTGAAAGAATGACCATAGAAGAGGTTCTAAGAGAATTAAAAAAGGCTGGGCTGGATTCTCTACCCGGCGGTGGTGCAGAAATACTCTCTTCGGAAGTTAGAGCATTTTTAAGCCCGGGCAAATGCTCTGTGGAAGAGTGGGAAGAGGTGCACAGAACCGCCCACAAACTTGGTATGACTTCCACTGCAACTATGATGTTTGGGCATATAGAAGAACCCAGGCACATAGTGGAGCATTTGGAAAGAATAAGAAGAATTCAAGATGATACGGGTGGATTTACCGCTTTTATTCCTTGGACCTTTAAAAAGGGAAATACTCAACTGGACTACCTTGAAGAAGCACCATCAACATACTATCTGAAGGTTCTTGCCCTTTCCAGAATATATTTGGACAACTTCAAGAACATACAAAGCTCGCACGTTACTCAAACCATGCAAATAGGTATAGTAGGCCTTCACTTTGGTGCTAACGACCTTGGCAGTGTGATGATAGAAGAAAACGTTATCTCCTCTACATCCTATAGGGTTTCTATTCCAAAGGTGGAGGATATGGTCAATGCTATAAGGTCTGCGGGCTTTAAACCCGCTCAGAGGGATACTTATTACCGAATTATAAGAGTTTTTTAA
- a CDS encoding type III pantothenate kinase: MRFILTLDIGNTSIDACTFDGKELRFLGKFAHEELDRLLLDYDHIFVSSVKPSLNYKLTKAYIFSPEEVPINTAFEGKERVGIDRLLNLYGALEFYSDSCLLISCGTALVVDVMVDGVFEGGFINLGLGARLRCLSEKAELIPLFSLEKVDVPLGKDTKSAILGGLKKEVFYYIEGLLRELKALYTKDFTIIITGGDGWFLKDFGHYDPLLLHRAMLRLKKLL, from the coding sequence ATGCGCTTCATTCTTACTCTTGATATAGGAAACACAAGCATTGACGCCTGTACTTTTGATGGAAAGGAGCTTAGATTTTTGGGAAAGTTTGCCCATGAAGAGTTAGACAGACTACTTTTGGACTACGATCATATTTTTGTCTCTTCTGTAAAACCTTCTCTGAATTACAAACTAACCAAAGCCTACATCTTCAGCCCAGAAGAGGTGCCAATAAATACTGCCTTTGAGGGAAAGGAAAGGGTTGGTATAGACAGACTTTTAAACCTTTACGGTGCTTTGGAGTTCTATTCAGACTCTTGTCTTTTGATAAGCTGTGGCACCGCTTTGGTTGTGGATGTTATGGTGGATGGTGTGTTTGAAGGTGGATTTATAAACTTGGGATTGGGTGCAAGGCTAAGGTGTTTAAGCGAAAAGGCTGAGCTTATCCCACTTTTTAGTTTAGAAAAGGTAGATGTCCCCTTAGGAAAGGACACAAAATCTGCCATACTTGGAGGTCTAAAAAAGGAAGTTTTTTATTACATTGAAGGGCTTTTGAGAGAGCTAAAAGCACTCTATACGAAAGATTTCACGATTATAATAACAGGCGGTGATGGATGGTTTTTGAAAGACTTTGGACACTACGACCCTTTACTCTTACACAGGGCAATGCTAAGGCTTAAAAAACTCTTATAA
- a CDS encoding class II aldolase/adducin family protein — protein sequence MKRISHIIFFRVLYYKAKVVKIGRLLYKEGLVDARAGNLSVRLGDQAIITRTGSHLGNLDFEDLIELPLYREHTLKERASSEWIVHREIYLQTTHKAVVHAHPLYTVFLSNYYSKIEPKDSEGKAILGAVEVIPDYPSGSEELAKAVAQGLKRSKILIVKNHGVFSAGKTLTEAYSLVSVLERSCKYLWLKI from the coding sequence ATGAAGCGCATATCTCATATTATATTTTTTAGAGTGCTATACTATAAGGCAAAGGTTGTAAAGATAGGAAGGCTGTTATATAAGGAAGGATTGGTGGATGCAAGGGCAGGCAACCTTTCTGTAAGATTGGGAGATCAAGCCATAATAACAAGAACTGGTTCCCACCTTGGGAACTTAGACTTTGAAGACCTTATTGAACTACCGCTTTATCGGGAACACACGCTCAAAGAAAGGGCATCCTCTGAGTGGATAGTGCATAGGGAAATTTATCTACAAACCACCCACAAAGCGGTAGTCCATGCCCACCCCCTTTATACAGTTTTTCTTTCAAATTACTACTCCAAAATAGAACCAAAAGATTCAGAGGGCAAAGCCATCTTAGGTGCGGTGGAGGTTATCCCAGACTATCCCTCCGGTAGCGAAGAACTTGCCAAAGCAGTGGCGCAGGGATTAAAAAGGTCTAAGATTTTGATAGTGAAAAACCACGGAGTTTTTAGTGCAGGCAAGACTCTTACAGAAGCATATAGTTTAGTTTCTGTGCTTGAAAGATCCTGCAAATATTTATGGTTGAAGATATAA
- a CDS encoding aldehyde dehydrogenase family protein gives MERELILGGQKVKTNNLVEIKYPYTQEVIAKVHFATEKEALQAVEIAKQGAKEMAKLTPYERYKLLMKAAEILERRSEEFAKTLVLEVGKTIREARTEVQRAIQTLLFSAEEARRIGGEVIPIDAHPNGKGKFGFYVREPVGIVSAITPFNFPLNLSMHKVAPALASGNAVILKPSERTPLTPLMLGELLLEAGFPPSAISVLPGFGEVGKVITTHPDVRVVSFTGSRKVGEIIAKQCGIKKLVLELGSNSAVVVHKDADIERAVQKTVQGGYAIAGQVCISVQRVFVHESIFDLFLERLSSEVEKLKVGDPMEESTDVGPMISISEVERIQSWIDEALQYGSKLITGGVSCGDKVSSVLVPTVVSLVPPQSKLYREEAFAPVVVVNPYSDVDQAIQMVNDSDYGLQVGVFTKDLEIAWRFIRGIKAGGVLINEGPNFRADQMPYGGVKFSGVGKEGPKYAIEDYTEIKMVIFNLDA, from the coding sequence ATGGAAAGGGAACTTATACTTGGTGGTCAAAAGGTCAAAACAAACAACCTTGTAGAAATTAAGTATCCCTACACTCAAGAAGTTATCGCTAAGGTACATTTTGCCACTGAAAAGGAAGCTTTGCAAGCGGTTGAGATCGCCAAGCAAGGAGCCAAAGAGATGGCAAAGCTTACCCCCTATGAAAGGTATAAGCTGTTGATGAAGGCTGCGGAAATTTTGGAAAGAAGAAGTGAAGAATTCGCAAAGACTTTGGTTTTGGAAGTTGGGAAAACTATAAGGGAAGCAAGAACGGAAGTCCAAAGGGCAATACAAACCTTACTTTTTTCCGCAGAAGAAGCGAGAAGAATTGGGGGAGAAGTAATCCCAATAGATGCCCATCCAAACGGAAAGGGCAAGTTTGGCTTTTATGTAAGAGAGCCCGTTGGAATAGTCAGCGCCATAACTCCCTTTAACTTTCCTTTGAACCTTTCCATGCACAAGGTAGCTCCAGCCTTAGCTTCTGGGAATGCGGTTATATTAAAACCATCCGAAAGAACACCACTTACACCTTTGATGCTTGGAGAACTGCTTTTAGAAGCTGGTTTTCCACCCTCTGCCATATCCGTGCTCCCAGGGTTTGGGGAGGTAGGTAAGGTCATAACCACCCATCCTGACGTAAGGGTAGTTTCCTTTACAGGAAGCAGAAAGGTGGGAGAGATAATAGCTAAGCAGTGTGGTATAAAGAAGCTGGTTCTTGAGCTTGGTTCAAACTCAGCGGTGGTGGTCCATAAGGACGCTGACATTGAAAGGGCGGTGCAAAAAACAGTGCAGGGAGGCTATGCCATAGCGGGACAGGTTTGCATATCCGTCCAAAGGGTCTTTGTGCATGAATCAATATTTGACCTGTTTTTGGAAAGGCTTTCCTCTGAAGTAGAAAAGTTAAAGGTTGGCGATCCAATGGAAGAAAGCACAGATGTGGGTCCGATGATATCCATAAGTGAAGTGGAAAGGATCCAAAGTTGGATAGACGAAGCCTTGCAGTATGGGTCAAAATTGATTACTGGGGGAGTGTCCTGCGGTGACAAAGTGTCTTCTGTTTTAGTCCCAACTGTGGTTAGTTTGGTCCCACCTCAATCAAAACTCTACAGAGAAGAAGCCTTTGCTCCTGTGGTGGTAGTCAATCCTTACAGCGATGTGGATCAGGCTATTCAGATGGTAAATGACTCGGACTACGGTTTGCAAGTGGGAGTATTTACAAAAGATCTGGAAATAGCGTGGAGGTTTATAAGGGGTATAAAAGCAGGTGGAGTTCTCATAAACGAAGGTCCTAACTTTAGGGCAGATCAGATGCCATACGGAGGTGTAAAGTTTTCAGGTGTAGGCAAAGAAGGACCAAAATACGCCATAGAAGATTATACGGAAATAAAAATGGTTATATTTAATCTTGATGCTTGA